Proteins co-encoded in one Christiangramia fulva genomic window:
- a CDS encoding SusC/RagA family TonB-linked outer membrane protein: MKVKLFFSCMLFLAFTSLGFAQQQTITGTVTDANGMPLPGAQVKVLGKDIFDVTDFDGKFTLENVEVGDQFEVSFLGFKTRQFDITANNKYLVELQEDTSQLDEVVVVGYGTQRKRDLTGSIATVEAEQIEKTPTANVMQSLQGKVSGVQIVSNGSPGDSPTVRIRGLGTYGNGDATNVLYVVDGTLYNNIDFLNTKDIKTINILKDASSSAIYGVRAANGVVIIETKSGHLNQKPTFEYDGYTGFQHAQNIVKMANAEQFTTMAYESGSDPDVQYILNAMQRFGRSHINPNVPAVNTDWYKEILRDGLIQSHSLGVSGGGDKVSYSVGTNYLNQEGILDMKNEYERFNIRSKVDVDVSDRVKAGVNTIFSNATKYNPETSAFFKAYYAVPTMPVIDPLNTEASPIRYSNAQLLGYRSTQNPFPDMTYNNNRLKIRKIMANMYVDIDIIPDKLDFKSSYSHNFQALETREVRLPFTLGNNVERRSSIKRVNTTFSKQYWDNTLTYNDHFGDHSLKLMGGTSFRDEAKNEFSATGQDIKGIQLESSWFLDFADPESFSNNVSEIGRRYYGFSYFGRLEYNYKDKYLLYATMRADGSSKFTRDPWGYFPSVGLGWVLSDENFMNNVDFINFLKLKANWGKLGNDNVAASAGSNTTSVISVPLGDSPNTGTVSSTVFSNNTWEVIEEKNFGINMEAFENRFSLDADYYIRDTHNAIMPVFIPIVNRSIDQNSGTIRNQGLELNLGWNQNISDDFNYSIGANFTTLHNEATEIQNESGYIDAGTAEFRQRTIEGQPLFAFYGYERIGVYQNQAEINADPIAVANNLQPGDLIYKDQNGDGVIDAADRVVLGSFLPKYTYGGNISMNYKAFDFSLSFYGQGGNKILNRKRGEVIFTQDTNMDADLAINRWHGEGTSNSYPSSAGLRKAWNQKLSNFWVEDGDFFRIQNIQLGYTVSSEKLPNIRLYITAEKPFTFFNYNGFTAEVPNGVERETYPIPATYTVGVNVKI, from the coding sequence ATGAAAGTAAAACTATTCTTTAGCTGCATGCTCTTCCTTGCTTTTACCAGTTTAGGATTTGCGCAGCAACAAACAATCACAGGTACCGTTACCGATGCAAATGGAATGCCTCTACCAGGAGCTCAGGTAAAGGTCCTTGGAAAAGATATTTTTGATGTCACTGATTTTGACGGAAAATTTACGCTTGAAAATGTTGAAGTAGGTGATCAATTTGAAGTGAGTTTCCTTGGTTTTAAAACAAGGCAATTTGATATCACCGCTAACAACAAATACCTGGTGGAACTCCAGGAAGATACCAGCCAGTTAGATGAAGTGGTGGTTGTTGGGTATGGTACCCAGAGAAAGAGAGACCTAACAGGATCTATTGCTACTGTGGAAGCAGAGCAGATCGAAAAAACACCAACCGCTAATGTGATGCAATCACTCCAGGGAAAAGTAAGCGGTGTCCAAATTGTTAGTAATGGTTCGCCGGGAGATTCGCCAACGGTACGAATTAGGGGTCTTGGAACTTATGGAAATGGAGATGCCACGAATGTTCTTTATGTGGTAGACGGGACTTTATATAATAATATTGACTTCCTGAATACTAAAGATATTAAGACTATAAATATTCTTAAAGATGCGTCGTCTTCTGCTATTTACGGGGTAAGAGCTGCGAATGGCGTAGTCATTATTGAAACTAAATCAGGTCACCTCAATCAAAAGCCTACCTTCGAGTATGACGGATATACCGGGTTCCAGCATGCACAGAATATTGTAAAAATGGCCAATGCCGAACAGTTTACAACCATGGCCTATGAATCTGGATCAGATCCTGATGTTCAATATATTTTGAACGCGATGCAACGCTTTGGGAGAAGTCATATCAACCCTAATGTTCCTGCGGTAAATACCGACTGGTATAAAGAAATTCTCAGAGACGGCCTTATTCAAAGTCACAGCCTGGGTGTTTCAGGCGGTGGAGATAAAGTTTCTTATTCTGTCGGTACGAATTACCTGAACCAGGAAGGTATACTTGATATGAAAAATGAATATGAACGTTTTAATATTCGGTCTAAAGTTGATGTGGATGTTTCAGATCGTGTGAAAGCGGGGGTAAATACTATTTTCAGTAATGCGACCAAATATAATCCAGAAACATCTGCTTTTTTCAAGGCCTATTATGCCGTGCCTACCATGCCGGTAATAGATCCTCTCAATACTGAGGCATCACCTATAAGATATTCAAATGCTCAGTTATTGGGATACAGGAGTACACAAAACCCTTTTCCTGATATGACTTACAATAACAACCGCCTTAAAATCAGGAAAATTATGGCGAACATGTATGTAGATATTGATATAATTCCAGACAAACTGGATTTTAAATCTTCCTATAGTCATAACTTTCAGGCATTGGAAACTCGCGAGGTCCGTCTTCCTTTTACTTTGGGTAATAACGTGGAACGCCGCTCAAGCATAAAAAGAGTAAATACTACCTTTTCGAAACAATACTGGGACAATACCCTTACTTATAATGACCATTTTGGTGATCATAGTCTTAAACTCATGGGAGGTACCTCTTTCCGGGATGAAGCAAAAAATGAATTTTCGGCCACAGGCCAGGATATCAAGGGAATTCAACTGGAATCCAGCTGGTTCCTGGATTTTGCTGATCCGGAATCTTTTAGTAATAATGTGAGCGAGATAGGAAGAAGATATTATGGTTTTTCCTATTTTGGAAGACTTGAATACAATTACAAGGACAAATATCTACTCTATGCCACTATGAGGGCCGATGGTTCTTCAAAGTTTACCCGGGATCCCTGGGGGTATTTCCCTTCTGTAGGTTTAGGCTGGGTACTTTCAGATGAAAATTTTATGAATAACGTAGATTTCATCAACTTTTTGAAACTTAAAGCGAATTGGGGTAAACTTGGTAACGATAATGTTGCTGCCAGTGCAGGTTCTAATACCACATCGGTTATATCTGTACCGCTTGGAGATTCTCCTAATACCGGTACAGTTTCTTCAACTGTTTTCTCTAATAACACCTGGGAAGTCATCGAAGAGAAAAACTTTGGTATTAATATGGAAGCATTTGAAAATCGTTTTTCTCTTGATGCCGATTATTACATCAGGGATACCCACAATGCTATTATGCCGGTGTTTATCCCTATTGTAAACAGAAGTATTGACCAAAATTCAGGAACGATCCGAAATCAGGGTCTGGAATTGAACCTGGGGTGGAACCAAAACATTTCAGATGACTTTAACTATAGCATAGGGGCTAATTTTACTACCCTCCATAACGAAGCTACCGAAATTCAAAACGAAAGCGGTTATATAGATGCCGGTACCGCAGAATTTCGCCAGAGAACAATTGAGGGCCAGCCTTTATTTGCCTTTTATGGTTATGAGCGTATAGGGGTTTACCAAAACCAGGCTGAGATCAATGCAGATCCAATCGCTGTAGCCAATAATCTTCAACCCGGAGATCTTATTTATAAAGATCAAAATGGCGATGGAGTAATTGATGCTGCCGACAGGGTAGTATTAGGATCTTTCCTGCCAAAATATACCTATGGAGGAAACATCAGCATGAATTATAAGGCTTTTGATTTCTCTTTGAGCTTTTATGGGCAGGGGGGAAATAAAATACTTAACCGTAAAAGAGGAGAAGTTATTTTTACCCAGGACACCAATATGGATGCTGATCTGGCCATTAATCGCTGGCATGGGGAAGGTACCAGTAATTCCTACCCTTCTTCAGCAGGATTAAGAAAAGCCTGGAACCAAAAATTAAGTAATTTCTGGGTAGAGGACGGAGATTTTTTCCGAATTCAGAATATTCAGTTAGGTTATACGGTGAGCTCTGAAAAATTACCAAATATTAGGCTTTACATAACCGCAGAAAAACCGTTTACTTTCTTTAATTATAATGGTTTTACTGCTGAAGTTCCTAATGGTGTAGAAAGAGAAACCTATCCAATTCCAGCGACCTATACTGTTGGAGTAAACGTAAAAATTTAA
- a CDS encoding RagB/SusD family nutrient uptake outer membrane protein, translating to MKKLQSKIYFSVFILICIATTVSCSDKLNTQEGQLNTGDLDYTNTSDMVEPLIGAYYEFYTRGWEEPLLLSVRGDDVNAGGLGDQQPFADTDRYNYTKDYWMYNSLWNLQYNDIINMNTAIQQIQKFEEFATGNDVQRAEQYIAEIKVLRAWFHLNLARTWKDVFIITSNQPLDEVEGGPASKEEVMQWISDQMDEAIPNLPDMRPNQRTDIPGGVTKYTAYAIKALANQELENYQAVADATGAIINSGLFELFPNFYQLFKKPGELSNESLLELQYSDYGNSTGDAFYHLYAPFGPQGWDPARENAEGGWGFFEPSTKYIEFMLDRNETVRLETSVLFTPRGIEALQEDGYTDLPAFVSSVTRSGDELNNFAREMYVSGKQYLPSIQLTEGRNNYGAGKNYIIIRYGEILLMYAEALTQGASGNGMTADQAVNLVRERAGLSDLSGVTHDQVMDEKFAELAMEWGIRFYDMIRLNNYDELSYGGRTFSQADEYLPYPQAQIDALPLEATAVENAQMNDVLRDLN from the coding sequence ATGAAAAAATTACAATCAAAAATATATTTCAGCGTATTTATACTTATTTGTATCGCTACAACAGTTTCCTGTAGTGATAAACTTAATACGCAGGAAGGTCAGTTAAACACAGGTGATCTTGACTATACCAACACTTCTGACATGGTAGAGCCTTTAATTGGTGCCTATTATGAATTTTATACACGGGGCTGGGAGGAACCTCTTCTTCTTTCTGTTCGTGGAGATGATGTAAATGCAGGAGGTTTGGGAGACCAACAGCCTTTTGCTGATACTGATCGCTACAATTATACGAAAGACTACTGGATGTACAATTCCCTTTGGAATTTGCAGTATAATGATATCATCAATATGAATACGGCCATTCAGCAAATTCAGAAATTTGAAGAGTTTGCGACAGGAAATGATGTACAGAGAGCCGAACAGTATATTGCTGAAATAAAGGTGCTGAGAGCATGGTTTCATTTGAATCTTGCCAGAACCTGGAAAGATGTATTTATTATTACTTCCAACCAGCCTTTGGATGAAGTTGAAGGAGGTCCGGCATCAAAAGAGGAAGTGATGCAGTGGATTTCTGATCAGATGGACGAGGCGATTCCTAATTTGCCTGATATGCGTCCCAACCAGAGAACAGATATTCCGGGTGGAGTGACCAAATATACCGCTTACGCCATAAAAGCCCTTGCCAATCAGGAACTCGAAAATTATCAGGCAGTAGCTGATGCTACGGGTGCTATAATCAATTCAGGCTTATTTGAATTATTCCCAAATTTTTATCAGTTATTCAAAAAGCCTGGTGAATTAAGCAATGAAAGCCTTTTGGAATTACAGTATTCAGATTATGGTAATTCAACTGGAGATGCCTTTTATCATTTATATGCTCCATTTGGTCCGCAGGGATGGGATCCTGCTCGTGAAAATGCTGAAGGAGGATGGGGATTTTTTGAACCAAGCACAAAATATATTGAATTTATGCTGGATCGCAATGAAACTGTTCGCCTTGAAACCAGTGTTCTTTTTACTCCCAGGGGAATTGAAGCCTTGCAAGAAGATGGTTACACCGATCTTCCGGCCTTTGTCAGCAGCGTAACCAGATCTGGTGATGAACTGAACAATTTCGCCAGGGAAATGTATGTGAGTGGAAAGCAATATTTGCCATCTATTCAGCTTACTGAGGGACGTAATAATTACGGTGCGGGTAAGAATTACATTATAATCAGATACGGGGAAATTTTATTGATGTATGCTGAAGCCCTTACCCAGGGAGCCAGTGGTAACGGAATGACTGCAGATCAGGCGGTGAACCTTGTAAGGGAAAGAGCAGGTTTGTCAGACCTTAGCGGTGTAACCCACGATCAGGTAATGGATGAAAAATTTGCAGAACTGGCAATGGAATGGGGAATCCGTTTCTATGATATGATAAGGTTGAACAACTACGATGAGTTGAGTTATGGGGGAAGAACCTTTTCCCAGGCCGATGAATACCTGCCATATCCACAGGCTCAGATAGATGCCCTTCCTTTAGAGGCTACGGCTGTCGAGAATGCTCAAATGAACGATGTGTTAAGAGATTTAAACTAA